One stretch of Oceanipulchritudo coccoides DNA includes these proteins:
- a CDS encoding ligase-associated DNA damage response exonuclease: MQLSSAGLYCPAGEFHIDPWKKVPLAVVTHAHSDHARSGMGRYIGSASGEALLRKRVGQGIDLTALPFGKSLKVGDVSLSLHPAGHVLGSAQVRIEHKGEVVVVTGDHNATHSHSAAEAFEPVRCDLLITESTFGLPVYQWPSQESVIEEIHGWWKRNQEVGRTSILPCYPLGKTQRILAALDANIGPIALVGPGRAFLPHYKEAGVELPTCLDLTEKTVPELKGQGLVLVSFAGQEPALLKRLQPLSHGAASGWLQVRGVRRSRDFDRGFVLSDHSDWQGLLRCVRESGATRVGVTHGQTEVFARYLREVVGVDSFPVPTHFESSGD, encoded by the coding sequence TTGCAGCTCTCAAGCGCCGGGCTGTATTGTCCGGCGGGGGAATTCCATATTGATCCATGGAAGAAGGTCCCGTTGGCGGTTGTTACGCACGCTCATTCCGACCATGCCCGTTCGGGAATGGGCCGGTATATTGGTTCCGCGTCCGGAGAGGCCCTTTTGCGCAAGCGCGTGGGGCAGGGCATCGATTTGACAGCGCTTCCATTTGGCAAATCGCTGAAAGTCGGGGACGTGTCCCTTTCCCTGCATCCTGCCGGGCATGTCCTCGGCTCGGCCCAAGTGCGGATTGAACACAAGGGAGAGGTCGTTGTCGTGACAGGTGACCATAATGCCACACACTCCCATTCCGCAGCCGAGGCATTTGAACCGGTTCGCTGCGACCTGCTCATTACAGAGTCGACTTTCGGATTGCCGGTCTACCAATGGCCTTCCCAGGAATCGGTCATTGAGGAAATACACGGTTGGTGGAAGCGGAATCAAGAAGTTGGCCGCACATCAATTTTGCCCTGTTATCCGCTTGGAAAGACCCAGCGTATTCTTGCCGCTTTGGATGCGAATATCGGACCAATTGCCCTTGTGGGTCCGGGACGGGCCTTTTTGCCCCATTACAAGGAGGCAGGGGTAGAGCTCCCGACGTGCCTGGACTTGACTGAAAAGACGGTTCCGGAACTGAAAGGGCAGGGCCTTGTCCTCGTTTCCTTTGCCGGCCAGGAGCCAGCCCTCCTGAAGCGGTTGCAACCGCTTTCCCATGGAGCAGCCAGCGGATGGTTACAGGTGCGGGGAGTTCGGCGCAGCCGGGATTTTGACCGCGGGTTTGTCTTGTCCGATCACTCCGACTGGCAGGGCCTGCTTCGATGTGTCCGAGAGTCCGGAGCCACTCGTGTGGGAGTGACTCATGGGCAGACTGAAGTGTTTGCCCGGTACCTGCGTGAGGTGGTGGGGGTGGATAGCTTTCCGGTCCCCACACATTTTGAAAGCAGCGGGGATTGA
- a CDS encoding DUF445 domain-containing protein: MDLPESSQIIIYLTVFPLIGACIGWLTNRLAIQMLFRPREPINFLGLRVQGLIPKRQSELAKRVGEIVESELFNQHLIRNEIHKIDLQPYLDELATNIVWDRLAPKLRQIPLLGNFVNDKLLYNLTKVALESLSAETEPLLEKVSTEVERKIAVRKIVEEKIHAFDLDQLESIVRKLAQKEFRSIEILGGVIGFLIGLVQAGLVLVI; this comes from the coding sequence ATGGATTTACCGGAAAGCTCACAGATTATTATTTACCTCACGGTCTTCCCCTTGATCGGGGCCTGCATCGGCTGGCTAACAAACCGTTTGGCCATCCAGATGCTCTTTCGCCCCCGCGAACCCATCAACTTTTTGGGCCTAAGGGTTCAGGGACTCATTCCGAAGCGCCAGTCGGAGCTGGCCAAACGGGTCGGGGAAATTGTCGAAAGTGAATTATTCAACCAACACCTTATCCGGAACGAGATTCACAAGATTGATCTACAACCGTACCTTGATGAGCTGGCGACCAACATTGTCTGGGACCGCCTTGCCCCAAAGTTGCGGCAAATCCCCCTGCTGGGAAATTTCGTGAACGACAAACTACTCTACAACCTCACCAAAGTCGCCTTGGAAAGTCTCTCGGCAGAAACTGAACCGCTTCTCGAAAAGGTCTCAACGGAGGTTGAACGGAAAATTGCCGTGCGGAAGATCGTAGAGGAAAAAATTCACGCCTTCGATCTCGACCAACTGGAATCCATTGTCCGGAAGCTCGCCCAGAAGGAATTTCGGAGCATTGAAATCCTCGGCGGGGTGATCGGCTTTCTCATTGGCCTGGTGCAGGCTGGGCTGGTCCTTGTGATCTGA
- a CDS encoding A/G-specific adenine glycosylase, with the protein MRGDFSIFRRQLLEWFDSHKRTLPWRTESSLYKTAVSEFMLQQTQVETVIPYFERWLAAFPHFEVLAAAPEAQVLKHWEGLGYYSRARNLHKLAKSIVEEGIPQTPDDWRKRPGIGPYTAAAISSIAQNQPEPVIDGNVIRVLARLEDDARPVQSSSEAQKRFRPFASQLIDPQRPGDYNEALMELGATTCRKARPACLLCPVQEHCCAKANGTQESVPVIVRKSATKREVHRLWLLKDECLLLHFYPESAPRLAGLAELPQLDKALTDKPLLSRSRGISSEQIREHIHALPADHPLSNKCLSRNQSRFISLADLDTISLSAPHKRWIKELLRKDVAR; encoded by the coding sequence ATGCGAGGGGATTTCTCAATTTTTCGCCGACAATTGCTCGAATGGTTCGATTCGCACAAGCGAACCCTCCCTTGGCGCACTGAATCAAGCCTCTACAAGACGGCGGTTTCTGAGTTCATGCTCCAGCAAACACAGGTGGAAACGGTCATCCCCTACTTCGAGCGATGGCTGGCAGCATTCCCTCACTTTGAGGTTCTGGCAGCGGCTCCGGAAGCTCAGGTCCTCAAACACTGGGAGGGCCTCGGCTATTATTCCCGGGCCCGTAACCTGCATAAACTGGCCAAATCCATCGTGGAGGAAGGGATTCCGCAAACCCCGGATGACTGGCGGAAACGCCCTGGAATCGGGCCCTACACCGCTGCGGCCATCTCCAGCATTGCACAAAACCAGCCCGAACCAGTCATTGACGGCAATGTGATCCGGGTTCTGGCCCGCCTCGAGGATGATGCCCGACCTGTCCAGTCTTCCAGCGAGGCGCAAAAACGCTTCCGGCCTTTCGCCAGCCAGCTGATCGATCCCCAGCGCCCCGGCGACTATAATGAGGCCCTGATGGAACTCGGGGCGACCACCTGTCGCAAGGCCCGCCCAGCATGCCTGCTCTGCCCTGTTCAGGAACATTGTTGTGCCAAAGCCAATGGCACACAGGAATCGGTTCCAGTCATTGTCCGCAAATCCGCCACCAAGCGGGAAGTCCACCGCCTTTGGCTACTCAAGGACGAATGTCTCCTCCTTCATTTCTACCCGGAGTCAGCCCCGCGCCTTGCCGGGCTCGCCGAACTTCCTCAACTGGACAAGGCCTTGACGGACAAGCCCCTCCTTTCACGCTCCCGCGGGATCAGTTCGGAACAGATCCGCGAGCATATTCATGCCTTGCCCGCTGATCATCCTCTTTCGAATAAGTGCCTGTCCCGAAACCAAAGCCGCTTTATCTCACTTGCAGATCTCGACACAATTTCCCTCTCCGCGCCCCACAAGCGCTGGATCAAGGAGCTGCTGCGAAAAGACGTTGCACGGTAA
- a CDS encoding histone deacetylase family protein, which translates to MPRPVAIFYHPDCLLHDTGAHHPERPERLISAKAALEEAPFAKLLHWHTPEPVKAKWIEKIHSPEYRHYIEEACLQGRSFADSGETAICSESYRAALLSAGGAIGAIDAVFNEGYSAAFSLTRPPGHHASTEKAMGFCLFNNVAIAAQYAEETFGLERICIIDWDVHHGNGTQDIFFGSPSVLFCSLHQLPLYPHSGEFHETGTRAGAGLTVNCPFPNGSTIEHYMEVLEEDILPKLREFKPELFLISAGFDAHRHDPLADIELESHHYHLLTQWILQQAEIFAKGRVVSILEGGYHLDALAESVAEHVRALTDGLPAPTSQS; encoded by the coding sequence ATGCCACGGCCAGTTGCCATTTTCTATCATCCGGATTGCCTGCTTCACGATACCGGTGCTCATCACCCGGAACGTCCGGAACGGCTGATCTCAGCAAAGGCGGCTCTTGAAGAGGCCCCCTTCGCTAAATTACTGCATTGGCACACACCCGAGCCCGTGAAGGCCAAATGGATTGAAAAAATCCATTCGCCTGAATACCGGCACTACATCGAGGAGGCATGCCTGCAGGGGCGCAGCTTCGCCGACTCGGGCGAGACGGCCATTTGCTCAGAATCCTATCGGGCCGCCTTGCTCTCGGCCGGCGGCGCGATCGGTGCCATTGATGCCGTTTTCAATGAGGGTTACTCCGCCGCCTTTAGCCTGACCCGTCCCCCGGGGCATCACGCCAGCACGGAAAAAGCCATGGGATTCTGCCTCTTCAACAACGTGGCGATTGCCGCCCAATACGCTGAAGAAACCTTTGGATTGGAACGCATTTGTATCATCGATTGGGATGTTCATCACGGCAATGGGACCCAGGACATCTTCTTTGGCAGTCCGTCTGTTTTATTCTGCAGCCTGCACCAGCTACCCCTCTATCCACACAGTGGGGAATTTCACGAAACGGGCACCCGGGCCGGCGCGGGCCTCACCGTTAATTGCCCGTTTCCGAATGGATCCACAATTGAACACTACATGGAGGTCCTTGAGGAGGATATCCTCCCAAAACTGCGCGAGTTCAAGCCCGAGCTGTTTCTAATCTCCGCAGGCTTTGATGCCCATCGGCATGATCCGCTGGCCGACATCGAGCTTGAATCCCATCATTATCATCTGCTCACGCAGTGGATTCTGCAGCAGGCAGAAATATTCGCGAAAGGACGCGTTGTCTCAATTCTCGAGGGAGGCTACCATCTGGACGCGCTCGCCGAGTCGGTCGCTGAACATGTGCGGGCCCTCACGGATGGATTGCCAGCACCAACTTCTCAATCATGA
- a CDS encoding vitamin B12-dependent ribonucleotide reductase yields MKSATSTSAKPTSSDPVTPEKEASVLLKEHSFARPEVHPFDEIEWEKRAASILDENGKAIFEQDEIEVPKPFSELATKILASKYFYGDIDRGKDPKTGGRESSFKEVVTRVAKTLKDWGLADGYFKTDTEAKIFEEDLMWLLINQTGAFNSPVWFNLGLYHEYEVGKDSAKGNFFWDQEAGAVKRAPNQYQYPQCSACFIQHVEDDLESIMHLAKAEAMLFKFGSGSGTDLSSIRSTREKLSGGGRPSGPLSFLAVYDSVAGVVKSGGKTRRAAKMNTLKDWHPDIEEFIEAKKVEERKAWALIEEGYDPSFNGDAYGSIKFQNENLSIRASDAFMDAASQNGDWWTKRVTDGQPCEKKNAGALLTQIAEGTHMCGDPGMQFDDTIHEWHTCKGSGRQNCTNPCSEYLFLDNSACNLASINLLKFRTEQGFDFERFARACRIFIIAQEIIVDRSSYPTEAITYNSHWFRTLGLGYANLGALLMSYGHSYDSDEGRSLAALITAVMTGTAYRTSAELARHKGPFAGYKDARYAGCDNPPGKDNVDSMLAVIEKHLKALEQIDESIDPEMLNYARSTWKQALQQGKQHGFRNAQVTVLAPTGTIGFLMDCDTTGIEPAIGLVAYKSLAGGGMLQLPIKSIPHALENLGYKLSERERILNHIKEYGTIEPVKSNGETITSGLKEEHFKVFDTAFRSGSGKRVLTHLAHIEMMSAVQPFLSGGISKTVNMPQEATVQDIRETYFHAWRKGIKGVAIYRDGSKRSAPVRTKKDVQEEVKASREVQMVTEPYRRRLPDTRASLTHKFNLAGTKGYLTVGNFEDGAPGEVFIQMAKAGSTINGLMDTIGTLLSMCLQYGVPLETIVKKFAHIRFEPEGMTRNPDIPMAKSVMDYLARWLGMEYIQGYREQMSPAAQAEKGLEDQAPDSVAIEREEEGSERQLSQEQMELLVQSEGHLTCSECGSSKVKVTGTCACCLNCGTSLGCS; encoded by the coding sequence ATGAAAAGTGCCACCTCCACCAGCGCAAAACCCACCTCCAGCGACCCAGTTACGCCCGAAAAGGAGGCCAGTGTCCTGCTGAAAGAGCATAGTTTTGCGAGGCCGGAGGTCCATCCATTCGATGAAATCGAGTGGGAAAAGCGCGCGGCAAGCATTCTGGACGAGAACGGGAAGGCCATCTTTGAACAGGATGAGATTGAAGTCCCGAAACCCTTTTCCGAGCTGGCCACCAAGATCCTTGCCTCAAAGTATTTCTACGGCGATATCGACCGCGGAAAGGATCCCAAAACAGGTGGCCGCGAATCTTCCTTCAAGGAGGTTGTCACACGCGTTGCGAAAACGCTGAAGGATTGGGGCCTCGCCGACGGATATTTCAAGACGGATACCGAAGCTAAGATTTTCGAGGAAGACCTGATGTGGCTCCTCATCAACCAGACCGGTGCCTTCAATTCTCCCGTATGGTTCAACCTTGGCTTGTACCATGAATATGAAGTCGGGAAGGACTCCGCCAAGGGCAACTTCTTCTGGGACCAGGAAGCGGGGGCCGTCAAACGCGCACCAAACCAATACCAATACCCTCAGTGTTCAGCCTGTTTTATCCAGCATGTGGAGGATGATCTCGAATCCATCATGCACCTGGCAAAGGCTGAGGCCATGCTGTTCAAGTTTGGTTCGGGAAGCGGGACGGACCTCTCCTCAATCCGCTCAACCCGTGAGAAACTTTCCGGTGGTGGCCGTCCGAGTGGCCCCTTGAGCTTCCTGGCGGTCTACGACTCGGTGGCCGGCGTCGTCAAGAGCGGTGGCAAGACCCGTCGGGCCGCCAAGATGAACACCTTGAAGGACTGGCATCCGGACATTGAGGAATTCATCGAGGCCAAGAAAGTCGAGGAGCGCAAGGCATGGGCCCTGATTGAAGAGGGCTATGATCCGTCATTCAACGGCGATGCCTATGGCTCGATCAAGTTCCAGAATGAGAACCTGAGCATCCGGGCCTCCGATGCATTCATGGATGCAGCATCACAGAATGGCGACTGGTGGACAAAGCGCGTAACAGATGGTCAGCCCTGTGAGAAGAAAAACGCCGGTGCCCTGCTGACCCAGATTGCTGAAGGAACGCACATGTGTGGTGATCCCGGCATGCAGTTTGATGATACCATCCATGAGTGGCACACCTGTAAGGGATCAGGACGCCAGAACTGTACAAACCCCTGCAGCGAATACCTTTTTCTCGACAATTCCGCCTGCAACCTTGCCAGCATCAACCTCCTCAAGTTCCGCACCGAGCAGGGATTTGACTTCGAGCGCTTTGCCCGGGCCTGCCGGATTTTCATCATAGCCCAGGAAATCATTGTCGACCGTTCCTCCTACCCGACGGAAGCCATTACCTACAATTCCCACTGGTTCCGTACCCTGGGATTGGGATACGCCAACCTTGGGGCACTCCTGATGTCGTACGGCCATTCCTACGACTCCGACGAAGGTCGCTCCCTGGCTGCCTTGATTACCGCAGTCATGACTGGCACCGCCTACCGGACATCCGCTGAACTGGCCCGCCACAAGGGACCCTTTGCCGGCTACAAGGATGCCCGCTACGCCGGTTGCGACAACCCTCCCGGCAAGGATAACGTCGACTCGATGCTGGCCGTCATTGAAAAGCACCTCAAGGCGCTTGAGCAGATTGATGAGTCTATCGATCCGGAAATGCTGAATTACGCCCGCTCAACGTGGAAGCAAGCCCTGCAGCAAGGCAAGCAACACGGTTTCCGCAATGCCCAAGTCACTGTCCTGGCTCCCACGGGAACAATCGGCTTCCTGATGGATTGCGACACGACAGGTATTGAACCGGCCATCGGCCTGGTTGCCTACAAGTCCCTCGCCGGAGGTGGCATGCTGCAACTTCCGATCAAGTCGATTCCGCACGCCCTGGAAAACCTGGGTTACAAGTTATCCGAGCGGGAACGGATATTGAACCACATCAAGGAATACGGTACAATTGAGCCGGTTAAAAGTAATGGTGAAACCATTACAAGTGGCTTGAAGGAGGAACATTTCAAGGTATTCGACACGGCCTTCCGCTCAGGTTCAGGAAAACGGGTCCTGACGCATCTGGCTCACATCGAAATGATGTCAGCTGTCCAGCCCTTCCTTTCCGGCGGCATTTCCAAAACCGTCAACATGCCTCAGGAGGCCACTGTCCAGGATATCCGCGAGACCTATTTCCATGCATGGCGCAAAGGCATCAAGGGGGTGGCAATTTACCGTGACGGTTCCAAGCGAAGCGCCCCTGTGCGCACCAAGAAGGACGTCCAGGAGGAGGTCAAGGCGAGCCGCGAGGTGCAGATGGTTACCGAACCCTATCGCCGTCGTCTGCCTGACACGCGCGCATCCCTGACGCACAAGTTTAACCTGGCCGGAACAAAGGGATACCTGACAGTCGGTAATTTCGAGGACGGTGCCCCCGGAGAAGTTTTTATCCAGATGGCAAAAGCGGGCAGCACGATCAACGGCCTCATGGACACGATCGGCACACTCCTCTCCATGTGCCTTCAGTATGGTGTTCCCCTGGAAACAATTGTTAAGAAATTTGCCCATATCCGTTTTGAACCGGAAGGCATGACGCGCAATCCGGACATTCCGATGGCCAAGAGCGTCATGGATTACCTGGCCCGCTGGCTGGGAATGGAATATATTCAAGGCTACCGGGAACAAATGTCCCCGGCGGCCCAGGCTGAAAAGGGCCTCGAGGATCAAGCTCCGGATTCCGTGGCCATTGAGCGCGAAGAAGAAGGGTCAGAGCGACAGCTCTCCCAGGAACAAATGGAGCTCCTCGTCCAGTCCGAAGGACACCTCACCTGCTCCGAATGCGGTAGCTCAAAGGTGAAAGTGACGGGGACTTGCGCCTGCTGTCTCAACTGCGGTACCTCCCTTGGCTGCAGTTGA
- a CDS encoding type II secretion system protein, with amino-acid sequence MQTRKNGFSLVELLMVLGVMSLLMGMLIPSVGVVRAKAQRMATGHKLRQISLAVATYQSVTGRALAGNNLADCLSRLAEQTGVSEGPLFIFEEDPLVAAIPDSVPPVLIEQDQPGVWAAVEGFADWPLGIVIASGISPLANPSTTPVVWTRGLTAEGVWQDFGQNRAGIYGSEGGFIAFLDGHVEFYRDLAEDGGQLVTSINGQRTADIRDALGPGAMAYDYLGRVF; translated from the coding sequence ATGCAGACACGAAAAAACGGATTCAGCCTTGTCGAATTACTGATGGTGCTTGGGGTGATGAGCCTTCTCATGGGCATGTTGATTCCCTCCGTGGGTGTTGTCCGGGCAAAGGCCCAGCGCATGGCCACGGGACACAAATTGCGGCAGATCAGCCTTGCCGTAGCCACTTACCAGAGCGTGACCGGGCGGGCGCTTGCCGGGAACAACCTGGCCGATTGCCTGAGCCGCCTTGCCGAGCAGACAGGCGTCAGCGAAGGGCCGCTTTTCATCTTTGAAGAAGATCCATTGGTGGCGGCCATCCCGGATTCGGTTCCCCCGGTCCTTATTGAGCAGGACCAACCGGGAGTGTGGGCCGCCGTGGAAGGCTTTGCCGACTGGCCTCTCGGAATAGTCATCGCGAGCGGCATCAGCCCGCTGGCCAATCCATCCACTACACCGGTGGTGTGGACACGCGGATTGACCGCAGAGGGTGTCTGGCAGGATTTTGGCCAGAATCGGGCGGGGATTTACGGGTCTGAAGGCGGCTTTATCGCCTTCCTCGATGGGCATGTGGAATTCTATCGTGACCTCGCTGAGGACGGCGGTCAGTTGGTCACATCGATCAATGGTCAACGCACGGCTGATATACGGGATGCGCTTGGCCCCGGGGCGATGGCCTACGATTACCTTGGACGCGTCTTTTGA